Proteins encoded by one window of Planktothrix tepida PCC 9214:
- a CDS encoding Uma2 family endonuclease yields the protein MSINQIGVSAKLAYSFPELRCTFGGRSIVPDIVVFEWQNIPLDEQGEIANDVTIAPDWTIEILSPEQQSTRVINNILFCLKHQTQLGWLIDPQERLVLVFKPKQELEIFEGEQILPVLTILTDYQLSVNQLFSWLTF from the coding sequence ATGTCTATTAATCAAATCGGTGTATCTGCTAAACTTGCTTATAGTTTCCCTGAGTTACGCTGTACTTTTGGTGGACGTTCCATTGTTCCTGATATTGTTGTTTTTGAATGGCAAAATATCCCTTTAGATGAACAAGGAGAAATCGCCAATGATGTTACGATCGCCCCAGATTGGACAATTGAAATTTTATCTCCAGAACAACAGTCAACCCGTGTGATTAATAATATTTTATTCTGTTTAAAACATCAAACTCAACTCGGTTGGTTAATAGATCCCCAGGAACGATTAGTATTAGTTTTTAAACCGAAACAAGAACTAGAAATATTTGAAGGAGAACAAATTTTACCTGTTTTAACTATATTAACAGATTATCAATTATCCGTCAATCAATTATTCAGTTGGTTAACTTTTTAA
- a CDS encoding ABC transporter ATP-binding protein, whose translation MSEIAISVNHVSKCFKRYRHPVDRLKEVFMPSKSLAHNFWALRDINLQVWKGQTLGVVGRNGSGKSTLLQIIVGTLTPTHGDVEVNGRVSALLELGSGFNPEFTGRQNVFFNGQLLGLKTQEIEAKFDDIVAFADIGDFIDQPVKTYSSGMYVRLGFAVATSVNPDILIVDEALSVGDEAFQRKCFSRIHEIKDRGGTILFVSHSAPSIIQLCDSALLMDRGELLLEHTPKMIISKYQKMIYADADQMAMIRGEIQQLGHKPSQPPETLSPPSKPNNFHPENPASPTSLSSWEPKNGHYKDYFDPKLVPDHPIKYPSRGAEIIEPHITTLSGEIVNHLIARNSYIYAYSVRFDKPASHVRFGMLIKTVSGFELAGASFLATSQSIKHIEAGTVIAIKFKFECQLSPDVYFLNAGVSGIVDGEFTYLDRCIDVGMFRVQPYEESCSTGVVDLLIEPSLKVKSGQVKQQSELECL comes from the coding sequence ATGAGCGAAATTGCTATATCTGTTAATCATGTTTCTAAATGCTTCAAACGTTATCGCCATCCGGTTGATCGATTGAAGGAAGTTTTTATGCCAAGTAAAAGTTTGGCGCATAATTTTTGGGCATTGCGGGATATTAATTTACAAGTTTGGAAAGGCCAAACCCTAGGCGTTGTTGGGCGCAATGGTTCGGGAAAAAGCACCCTATTACAAATTATTGTGGGAACTTTAACTCCCACTCACGGGGATGTGGAAGTTAATGGCCGAGTTTCAGCTTTATTAGAACTCGGTAGTGGGTTTAATCCTGAATTTACCGGACGGCAAAATGTCTTTTTTAATGGTCAATTATTAGGATTAAAAACTCAGGAAATAGAAGCTAAATTTGATGATATTGTAGCTTTTGCTGATATTGGCGATTTTATTGATCAACCGGTCAAAACCTATTCCAGTGGAATGTATGTCCGTTTAGGATTTGCGGTGGCAACCAGCGTTAATCCCGATATTTTAATTGTTGATGAAGCCTTATCTGTAGGGGATGAAGCCTTTCAACGCAAATGTTTTAGTCGAATTCATGAAATCAAAGATCGAGGCGGAACAATTTTATTTGTTTCCCATTCTGCCCCTTCAATTATTCAACTCTGTGACTCAGCTTTATTAATGGATCGGGGAGAATTATTACTCGAACATACCCCTAAAATGATCATTTCTAAATATCAAAAAATGATCTATGCCGATGCAGATCAAATGGCAATGATTCGAGGTGAGATTCAACAGTTAGGTCATAAACCTTCCCAACCTCCTGAAACTCTTTCGCCACCCTCTAAACCGAATAACTTCCATCCTGAAAACCCAGCCTCTCCTACTTCTTTATCCTCGTGGGAACCTAAAAATGGGCATTATAAAGATTATTTTGATCCGAAATTAGTCCCTGATCATCCCATTAAATATCCTTCTCGTGGGGCTGAAATTATAGAACCCCATATTACAACTTTATCTGGGGAAATTGTTAATCATTTAATTGCTCGGAATAGCTATATTTATGCTTATTCTGTTAGATTTGATAAACCAGCTTCTCATGTTCGGTTTGGAATGTTAATTAAAACGGTAAGCGGGTTTGAATTGGCGGGGGCTTCCTTTTTAGCGACTTCTCAATCAATAAAACACATTGAAGCGGGTACTGTAATTGCGATCAAATTTAAGTTTGAATGTCAATTATCCCCGGATGTTTATTTCCTAAATGCAGGAGTTTCGGGTATTGTAGATGGCGAATTTACTTATTTAGATCGCTGTATTGATGTGGGGATGTTTCGGGTTCAACCCTATGAAGAATCTTGTAGTACCGGAGTGGTAGACTTATTGATCGAACCCAGTTTAAAAGTTAAGTCCGGTCAAGTGAAGCAGCAATCTGAACTAGAATGTCTTTAA
- a CDS encoding glycosyltransferase — protein MDKTSSPSSILIVAGMHRSGTSLTASLLQNLGINIGQQLVGADYGNIKGHFENINFVDFHKSIFKSHNIDEIGCVFTEEILITEQDIETAKKLIEINQDPNTIWGWKDPRTTLFLDFWHELLPQANFIFVYRSPWEVIDSLYRRATDATLLDHPELAIQMWNYYNRKILEFYQKYPEQCLLANVYTIGNQTADFIQAVNRKFKLNLPCEFSNQFEPSLLVNRILATPKPLFIKAYFPEAIELYQQLEADAYPLSSRLSTSELESLNKPLSTDWMFEDWAKLRKLEKSQSILAKDLDILLKDRDILQTDIEQWQERFQDAVERLIKTENQLGQTQLKLNGAESQAQEAITKLIQTEEELGKTQGELEGFKTQFQHAVEKLVTTEEELGKTQGQLQALDAKYQETLFGLIKAETELGHTQFELQNFNIKYEDLSIQYQDGLTKLLALEEELGKTQLKLLGSESQFQQALNKIFSLEEELGKAQQEVVAMKSSKFWKLRNKWLGIKQRLRQFRRRFIHSIDFPLNWQLTGFTDKFLNISGWCFYTGNQPLKAIRARIGTDIFTGQYGIEREDVAELQPNYPQAQTSGFYLQIRVPQGDSLVELEAQDSTGKWTVFARYPLSVSTLGASFDVPMQWEQRQGQILFAGWCCHPTHHITQLKLICGNQWVICAHGLRRVDVGQVFPNWVGSSESGFEALLDVPSGTWQITLEAQLETGENLTYNCPQILQVSRYGLLEKSTIKVKQISRYTAAIQKRIGERKQRLGRLLPMPWEIPAIIRQMRLMYRQTNAPLGDVLPPQGFELPQPVDAYNAWLEANQWTERSFNHLKTRLSAYSTEILPKISVVMPVYNPPIEFLEKAIQSVINQVYSNWELCIADDCSTNAQVAELLSQYAAQDSRIKVTFRPENGNISAATNSAASQATGEFIAFLDNDDELTLDALGEMALYLIQYPETDFLYSDDDKIDPEGKRFAPQFKPDWSPQLLLSYMYMGHLLVVRRSIFEQLGGFRLGFEGSQDYDFALRATEISRHIGHLPLVLYHWRTAPGSTAVSGAAKPASFDAGKHAIQEALTRRQSPGKVYQPNWASELKIGIFSHQFPDQGPSVAIIIPTKNQLKLLQACVESIQKTTYQNYQVVIIDNESDDAKTLEYLNKINTSEKISVLKIANNGKFNFAAINNQAVEQTKSDYILFLNNDTEIINPHWLSQMMGYAQMQGVGGVGARLIYPDDRIQHAGILHGLHHGLAGHAFKLSHRQDFGYLAYSKVVRNYSAVTAACLLTPRQLFLDLGGFNQTDFAVAYNDVDYGYRLFEKGYQSVYCPDAELIHKEGTSRGYKDDPKEVAKFRRQYANKIDAFYNPHLSLANEWFQIQPRRYQFKLTQKKAPVPKVLMCSNELEYTGAPLHQFEIAVKLASEGNLEPVIFCVNDGPLRYAYEQQGIRVIIREHPLANLYQLETYHEAIQALAKELQLQQFDVVYANTLETFFMVDCAKQKAIPSVWNVHESEPWQTYFDGLGSEIATRALECFQFPYRVIFVADATRNLYQPLNSYHNFTVIHNGLDIERLQEASEQLTKSEARTGLNIAEDEIVILLLGTVCERKGQQDLVKALPLLSPQYHSKIRCFIVGDRPSLYSTKLAQLVAQLPDSLKERLTIVSETPETAQYFLAADIFVCTSRIESYPRVIMEAMGYNLPIITTPVFGIPEQVRPEINGLFYTPNQPEELAKSLTLLLEDQKLRQEFAENSRYVLESLNTFEEMTQSYLEIFQEAYFINPYPLAEISSESQSLEVLDVEVEMAQPSPEPEEKDFEPEIKNPEPQIAEPQIAEPQIAEPQAKNYWETNPTAAASQWVSNPIIAEKIHQRMSGGQTKKYWLRWLIEDYFVGHKFNNLISLGCGIGNHEILMAELGFAQRIDAFDFSAASLEIARRDAANAGVSVNFYQEDFNTFTLNPEIKYDVAFCSGSLHHVRELERFLEIVHKALHPQGYFIINEYVGANYCIYDKHQVEMINRLYQCFHKLIRSGIMENKFINPSIHQVFATDPSEAVRSELILPFIEYYFDIELFNPFGGGILHPLYPLLDHNQFLPGDPKGETIIKLLLEFEQILMEIPGGLESDFCLCVLRPKRF, from the coding sequence ATGGATAAGACTTCTTCCCCCTCTTCTATTTTAATCGTTGCCGGAATGCACCGTTCAGGAACCTCTTTGACGGCTTCCTTGCTGCAAAATTTAGGGATAAATATTGGTCAACAGTTAGTGGGTGCTGACTATGGAAATATTAAAGGCCATTTTGAAAATATTAACTTTGTAGATTTCCATAAATCGATTTTTAAAAGTCATAATATTGATGAAATTGGATGTGTTTTTACAGAGGAAATATTAATCACAGAACAAGATATAGAAACAGCTAAAAAACTGATTGAAATTAATCAAGATCCTAATACTATTTGGGGATGGAAAGATCCGAGAACCACATTATTTTTAGACTTTTGGCATGAATTATTGCCCCAAGCTAATTTTATTTTTGTTTATCGTTCTCCTTGGGAAGTGATTGATTCTCTCTATCGTCGAGCAACGGATGCGACCTTACTCGATCATCCCGAACTCGCCATCCAAATGTGGAACTATTATAACCGTAAAATTTTAGAGTTTTATCAAAAATATCCCGAACAATGCCTTTTAGCCAATGTTTATACAATTGGCAATCAAACAGCCGATTTTATTCAAGCCGTTAATCGTAAATTTAAACTCAATTTACCCTGTGAATTTTCTAATCAATTTGAACCCTCTTTATTAGTCAATCGGATTCTGGCAACTCCTAAACCTTTATTTATTAAAGCTTATTTTCCTGAAGCCATAGAACTTTATCAACAATTAGAAGCCGATGCTTATCCCTTAAGTAGCCGTTTAAGCACCTCGGAATTAGAAAGTTTAAATAAACCCTTATCCACGGACTGGATGTTTGAGGATTGGGCAAAACTTCGCAAGTTAGAGAAATCTCAATCCATTTTAGCCAAAGATTTAGATATTTTGCTCAAAGATCGGGATATTTTACAAACCGATATTGAACAATGGCAAGAACGATTTCAAGATGCTGTTGAACGTTTAATTAAAACCGAAAATCAACTGGGTCAAACTCAGCTAAAACTCAATGGTGCAGAATCTCAAGCTCAAGAAGCCATTACTAAATTAATTCAGACAGAAGAGGAATTAGGAAAAACTCAAGGAGAATTGGAAGGGTTTAAAACTCAATTTCAGCACGCTGTAGAAAAACTGGTAACAACCGAAGAAGAACTCGGTAAAACTCAAGGACAATTACAAGCTTTAGATGCTAAATATCAAGAAACCTTATTTGGTTTAATTAAAGCAGAAACAGAACTCGGACATACTCAATTTGAACTGCAAAACTTTAATATTAAATATGAAGACTTAAGCATTCAATATCAAGACGGACTCACCAAACTTTTAGCCTTAGAAGAAGAACTCGGTAAAACTCAACTGAAATTATTAGGGTCAGAATCTCAATTTCAACAAGCTTTAAATAAAATCTTTAGTTTAGAAGAAGAACTCGGCAAAGCTCAACAAGAAGTTGTCGCCATGAAGTCTTCTAAATTCTGGAAACTTCGCAATAAATGGTTAGGTATTAAACAACGTTTACGGCAATTTCGTCGGCGGTTCATTCATTCCATTGATTTTCCTCTCAATTGGCAATTAACGGGATTTACCGACAAGTTTTTGAATATTTCGGGTTGGTGTTTTTACACCGGAAATCAACCTTTAAAAGCCATTCGGGCTAGAATTGGAACAGATATTTTTACCGGACAATATGGGATTGAACGGGAGGATGTTGCGGAGCTTCAACCGAACTATCCTCAAGCTCAAACATCAGGATTTTATTTACAAATTCGTGTTCCTCAAGGTGATTCTTTAGTCGAATTAGAAGCTCAAGATAGTACCGGAAAATGGACTGTTTTTGCCCGTTATCCTTTATCGGTTTCGACCTTAGGAGCATCTTTTGATGTTCCAATGCAATGGGAACAACGACAAGGACAAATTTTATTTGCGGGATGGTGTTGTCATCCCACTCATCACATTACTCAACTAAAATTAATCTGTGGAAATCAGTGGGTAATTTGTGCTCATGGGTTACGTCGTGTCGATGTGGGGCAGGTATTTCCCAATTGGGTTGGAAGTTCAGAAAGTGGGTTTGAAGCGCTACTTGATGTTCCCTCTGGAACTTGGCAAATTACCTTAGAAGCTCAATTAGAAACGGGAGAAAACCTCACCTATAATTGCCCTCAAATTTTACAAGTTTCTCGCTATGGATTATTAGAGAAAAGTACAATAAAAGTCAAACAAATTTCTCGTTATACTGCCGCCATTCAAAAACGAATTGGAGAGCGAAAACAACGGTTAGGTCGCTTGTTACCCATGCCTTGGGAAATTCCAGCGATTATTCGACAAATGCGCCTCATGTATCGGCAAACAAATGCGCCTCTCGGTGATGTTTTACCGCCTCAAGGATTTGAACTTCCTCAACCCGTTGATGCCTATAATGCTTGGTTAGAAGCTAATCAATGGACAGAACGCAGTTTCAATCATTTAAAAACTCGATTATCAGCTTATTCTACTGAAATATTGCCTAAAATTTCAGTTGTAATGCCTGTTTATAATCCCCCCATAGAATTTTTAGAAAAAGCAATTCAAAGTGTTATCAACCAAGTGTATTCTAATTGGGAACTGTGTATTGCGGATGATTGTAGCACTAATGCTCAAGTTGCAGAATTATTAAGTCAATATGCAGCCCAAGATTCTCGAATTAAAGTAACTTTTCGTCCCGAAAATGGTAATATTAGTGCCGCCACCAATAGTGCAGCGAGTCAAGCAACGGGGGAATTTATTGCATTTTTAGACAACGATGATGAATTAACCCTTGATGCTTTGGGGGAAATGGCATTATATTTAATCCAATATCCTGAGACAGATTTCCTTTATTCTGACGATGACAAAATCGACCCCGAAGGCAAACGATTTGCCCCCCAATTTAAACCAGACTGGTCGCCTCAATTGTTACTTTCCTATATGTATATGGGGCATTTGTTAGTGGTTCGGCGGTCGATTTTTGAGCAATTAGGAGGGTTTAGACTTGGGTTTGAAGGCTCACAGGATTATGATTTTGCCCTGAGAGCAACAGAAATTTCTCGCCACATTGGTCATCTCCCGTTAGTCTTATATCATTGGCGCACAGCCCCCGGTTCAACGGCTGTTTCTGGGGCGGCAAAACCAGCCAGTTTTGATGCGGGAAAACACGCTATTCAAGAAGCCTTAACTCGTCGTCAAAGTCCTGGAAAAGTTTATCAACCCAATTGGGCAAGTGAACTCAAGATTGGTATTTTTTCTCATCAATTTCCTGATCAAGGGCCATCTGTAGCGATTATTATTCCTACAAAAAATCAGCTTAAATTACTGCAAGCTTGTGTTGAATCGATTCAAAAAACAACTTATCAAAATTATCAAGTTGTTATTATTGATAATGAAAGTGATGATGCCAAAACTTTAGAGTATCTGAATAAAATCAATACTTCTGAAAAAATATCGGTTTTAAAAATAGCAAATAATGGAAAGTTCAACTTTGCTGCTATTAATAATCAAGCCGTTGAACAGACAAAAAGCGATTATATATTATTCCTGAATAATGATACTGAAATTATCAATCCTCACTGGTTAAGCCAGATGATGGGTTATGCTCAAATGCAGGGTGTGGGGGGAGTAGGAGCACGATTAATTTACCCCGATGACCGCATTCAACACGCTGGAATACTGCATGGGCTTCATCATGGTTTAGCAGGTCATGCCTTTAAGTTATCCCATCGTCAAGATTTTGGTTATTTAGCTTATTCTAAAGTGGTGAGAAATTATTCGGCTGTAACCGCCGCTTGTTTATTAACACCCCGTCAATTGTTCTTAGATTTAGGGGGATTTAATCAAACCGATTTTGCCGTTGCTTACAATGATGTTGATTACGGTTATCGATTATTTGAAAAAGGTTATCAGTCGGTTTATTGTCCCGATGCTGAATTAATTCACAAAGAAGGAACCAGTCGGGGCTATAAAGATGACCCCAAAGAAGTGGCAAAATTCCGTCGTCAATATGCTAATAAAATTGATGCCTTTTATAATCCTCATTTATCCTTAGCCAATGAGTGGTTTCAAATTCAACCCCGACGCTATCAGTTTAAATTAACCCAGAAAAAAGCACCTGTTCCTAAAGTTTTAATGTGTAGCAACGAGTTGGAATATACAGGCGCACCCTTACATCAATTTGAAATTGCTGTTAAATTAGCTTCGGAAGGAAACCTAGAACCTGTTATTTTCTGTGTCAATGATGGGCCGTTACGTTATGCTTATGAACAACAGGGAATTCGAGTCATTATCCGAGAACATCCCTTAGCTAATCTTTATCAATTGGAAACCTATCATGAAGCCATCCAAGCTTTAGCAAAAGAACTGCAATTACAACAATTTGATGTAGTTTATGCTAACACCTTAGAAACTTTTTTCATGGTAGATTGTGCCAAACAAAAGGCAATTCCTTCTGTCTGGAATGTCCATGAAAGTGAACCTTGGCAAACTTATTTTGATGGCTTAGGTTCAGAGATTGCGACGAGAGCATTAGAGTGTTTTCAGTTTCCCTATCGGGTGATTTTTGTAGCGGATGCAACGCGAAATCTTTATCAACCTTTAAATAGTTATCACAACTTTACGGTTATTCATAATGGTTTAGATATTGAACGGTTGCAGGAAGCCTCAGAACAGTTAACAAAATCTGAAGCTCGAACTGGGTTAAATATAGCAGAAGATGAAATCGTGATTTTGTTATTGGGAACTGTTTGCGAACGTAAAGGACAACAAGATTTAGTCAAAGCTTTGCCTTTATTATCTCCTCAATATCATAGCAAAATTCGCTGTTTTATTGTGGGCGATCGCCCTAGTCTTTATAGTACAAAACTAGCGCAATTAGTTGCTCAACTTCCTGATAGCTTAAAAGAACGATTAACAATCGTTTCAGAAACCCCAGAAACCGCCCAATATTTCCTGGCTGCGGATATTTTCGTTTGTACGTCTCGAATTGAAAGTTATCCGCGAGTGATTATGGAAGCAATGGGATATAACCTGCCGATTATTACAACTCCGGTATTTGGAATTCCTGAACAAGTGCGTCCTGAAATTAACGGTTTATTCTACACTCCGAACCAACCAGAAGAATTAGCAAAATCTTTAACTCTTCTATTAGAAGATCAGAAATTACGGCAAGAATTCGCAGAAAATTCTCGATATGTTTTAGAGTCTCTTAATACCTTTGAAGAAATGACTCAAAGCTATTTAGAAATTTTCCAAGAAGCCTATTTTATTAATCCTTATCCCCTTGCTGAAATTTCTTCTGAGTCTCAATCTTTAGAAGTGTTAGATGTAGAGGTGGAAATGGCACAACCTTCTCCCGAACCCGAAGAAAAGGATTTTGAACCAGAAATCAAGAATCCTGAACCTCAAATTGCTGAACCTCAAATTGCTGAACCTCAAATTGCTGAACCTCAAGCTAAAAATTATTGGGAAACTAACCCAACCGCAGCAGCCAGCCAATGGGTTTCTAATCCGATTATTGCTGAGAAAATTCATCAACGAATGTCTGGCGGTCAAACGAAAAAATATTGGTTACGGTGGTTAATTGAAGATTATTTCGTGGGTCACAAATTTAATAATCTTATCTCCTTGGGATGTGGCATTGGCAACCATGAAATTTTAATGGCAGAGTTAGGATTTGCTCAAAGAATTGATGCGTTTGACTTTTCGGCTGCCTCCTTAGAAATTGCCCGACGAGATGCAGCCAATGCGGGGGTTTCTGTTAACTTTTATCAGGAAGATTTTAATACATTTACCCTGAACCCAGAGATTAAATATGATGTTGCATTTTGTTCTGGTTCTCTCCACCATGTTCGGGAATTAGAGCGATTTTTAGAAATTGTTCATAAAGCCTTACATCCCCAAGGATATTTTATTATTAATGAATATGTGGGGGCGAATTATTGTATTTACGATAAACATCAAGTTGAAATGATTAATCGTTTGTATCAATGTTTTCATAAGTTAATCCGGTCAGGGATTATGGAGAATAAATTTATAAATCCCAGCATCCATCAAGTCTTTGCCACCGACCCCTCAGAAGCGGTTCGTTCTGAATTGATTTTACCGTTTATTGAATATTATTTTGATATTGAATTGTTTAATCCTTTTGGAGGAGGAATTCTCCATCCTTTGTATCCTTTATTAGATCATAATCAATTTTTGCCGGGTGATCCCAAAGGAGAAACGATTATTAAACTGTTGTTAGAATTTGAACAAATATTAATGGAAATTCCAGGAGGATTAGAATCAGATTTCTGTTTATGTGTATTACGTCCCAAACGCTTCTAA
- a CDS encoding methyltransferase domain-containing protein: MTLTADTEIVAQLYIFRRFFANRYLQGNGIEVGALNHPLEVPTSAQVKYVDRMSVPNLRKHYPELANTNLVPVDIIDDGEFLGTLENETQDFVIANHFIEHCQNPILTIQNLLRVIRKEGILYLAVPEKQYCFDRDRPVTSIEHLLKDYHEGPEWSRQYHYEEWVELVEKEKDETKAQWMVKQLMKRDFSIHFHVWTGKDFIDFLITLKNQLNFPLSLEKIFDNGNEIITIIKKL; encoded by the coding sequence ATGACACTCACTGCTGATACGGAAATCGTTGCTCAACTTTATATTTTTCGACGTTTTTTTGCCAACAGATATTTACAGGGAAATGGAATTGAAGTAGGAGCTTTAAATCATCCTCTGGAGGTTCCTACATCTGCTCAGGTTAAATATGTCGATCGCATGAGTGTTCCCAACTTAAGAAAACATTATCCTGAATTAGCAAATACTAATTTAGTTCCTGTTGATATTATCGATGATGGTGAATTTTTAGGGACATTAGAGAATGAAACCCAAGATTTTGTCATTGCAAATCATTTTATTGAACATTGCCAAAACCCGATTCTAACGATTCAGAATTTATTGCGAGTCATTAGAAAAGAAGGGATTCTTTATTTAGCGGTTCCTGAAAAACAATATTGTTTTGATCGAGATCGTCCGGTTACTTCGATTGAACATTTATTAAAAGATTATCACGAAGGCCCCGAATGGTCTAGGCAATATCATTATGAAGAATGGGTTGAATTGGTGGAAAAAGAAAAGGATGAAACGAAAGCGCAATGGATGGTTAAACAATTGATGAAACGAGATTTTAGTATCCATTTTCATGTGTGGACAGGTAAAGATTTCATTGATTTTTTAATCACATTAAAAAATCAGCTAAATTTTCCTTTGTCTTTAGAAAAAATCTTTGATAACGGCAATGAAATCATTACGATTATCAAGAAATTATAA
- a CDS encoding ABC transporter permease: MKGVVHRAGRVSRWRFANSQLPLKLNLLSTLVRRDLEARYKGSILGNLWPLLNQLSQLLIYTYVFSIVLKVKLNLEGFPDNELAFGLWLFAGLIPWFAFTNGLTQAAASVVGQPNLVKKVVFPLGLLPLVPIFSAFIESSFGLIALIVLTALSAQILHSTIWLLPLVWIPQVLLTAGLGYLTAGLTVFLRDIPQSLSVILNLWFYVTPILYPVSKVPESWQVWIIWCNPITGLSEAYRDLILVGEMRHWGELAISSMIALVIFYGGLWVYRRLRPAFADVL; this comes from the coding sequence ATGAAAGGTGTTGTGCATAGAGCGGGGCGAGTAAGTCGCTGGCGGTTTGCCAATAGCCAATTACCCCTCAAACTCAATTTGCTCAGTACATTAGTCCGAAGGGATTTAGAGGCACGATACAAAGGTTCGATTCTCGGCAACCTATGGCCCCTATTAAATCAGTTATCCCAATTGCTGATTTATACCTATGTTTTTTCGATTGTTCTGAAGGTCAAACTCAATCTTGAAGGATTTCCCGATAATGAATTAGCCTTTGGACTGTGGCTGTTTGCAGGGTTAATTCCTTGGTTTGCCTTTACCAACGGCCTAACTCAAGCGGCTGCATCAGTGGTGGGACAACCCAATTTAGTCAAAAAGGTGGTTTTTCCCCTGGGACTATTACCCCTTGTCCCGATTTTTTCAGCCTTTATTGAAAGTTCCTTTGGCTTAATTGCCTTAATTGTGCTAACCGCCTTGTCTGCTCAAATCCTGCATAGTACCATCTGGTTACTGCCGCTGGTGTGGATACCCCAAGTTCTATTAACGGCGGGATTAGGCTATCTAACGGCTGGACTCACGGTATTTTTGCGGGATATTCCCCAAAGTTTAAGTGTGATTTTGAATCTTTGGTTTTATGTCACACCAATTTTATATCCCGTGAGTAAAGTTCCTGAATCTTGGCAAGTTTGGATTATTTGGTGCAATCCCATTACTGGACTTTCAGAAGCTTATCGAGATTTAATTTTAGTCGGGGAAATGAGACATTGGGGAGAATTAGCCATATCCTCAATGATTGCCTTAGTTATTTTTTATGGAGGCTTATGGGTTTATAGGCGGTTGCGTCCAGCATTTGCTGACGTTTTATAA